GCTTTGAAAAGTTTTTCCAAAGTACCCACGTTTACATAGTCAAAGCGACGGGCGAAATCTTTATTAGAGAAACCGCTCTTCGGAGTTTGACGCACTAAGGGCATTTGACCACCGGCTTTGCTTTCTTTGCGGCTATTACCGGAACGAGAGGTTTGACCTTTCATACCTTTACCGCAGTAATTACCCAAGCCAGAGGCGGCACCGAGCCCCAGTCTTTTTCTGGGTTTTCTGGATCCGTGTTTAGGGAAAAGTTTATTTAAAGTTACCATATTATTCTCTCCACAAAACTAGTTGGCCGCTACTTCGGCAGCGGGTTTTTCTTCCGCTTTTACTGCTTCCGCTTTACCGCGGATAGCGTTGACAGCTTCTTTGCTCTTTAAGAGTTTCAAAGCTTCCAAG
The genomic region above belongs to Elusimicrobiaceae bacterium and contains:
- the rplO gene encoding 50S ribosomal protein L15, whose amino-acid sequence is MVTLNKLFPKHGSRKPRKRLGLGAASGLGNYCGKGMKGQTSRSGNSRKESKAGGQMPLVRQTPKSGFSNKDFARRFDYVNVGTLEKLFKAGEEVTPELLKKAGAIHDVNSVKILAMGELTKALKVSAHGFSKTAKAAIEKAGGSVTVIEKKTK